From Hermetia illucens chromosome 6, iHerIll2.2.curated.20191125, whole genome shotgun sequence, one genomic window encodes:
- the LOC119660262 gene encoding chymotrypsin inhibitor-like, which produces MKFLIAFTILLFAALIAPSTDASPDCAENEVYTTCGNVGCQPTCAMSLKGTKCIGIIGRCGHGCYCKDGYVRLSSEGGRCVLIADCAQYDSSN; this is translated from the exons ATGAAATTCTTAATAGCGTTCACGATATTACTATTCGCAGCTCTGATTGCTCCAAGTACAGATGCTTCCCCAG ATTGCGCTGAAAACGAAGTTTACACAACTTGCGGTAACGTAGGATGCCAACCGACTTGTGCTATGTCACTGAAAGGAACGAAATGTATAGGAATCATTGGAAGGTGTGGCCACGGTTGCTATTGTAAGGACGGTTACGTACGATTATCGAGCGAAGGTGGCAGATGTGTCCTTATTGCAGATTGTGCTCAATATGATAGTTCTAATTAG